One stretch of Penaeus vannamei isolate JL-2024 chromosome 7, ASM4276789v1, whole genome shotgun sequence DNA includes these proteins:
- the LOC138862084 gene encoding putative nuclease HARBI1 codes for MAAAFDELECLEAPEDPDAADQQDIPRRCITDRMNLFHSLHDEEFIKRFRLSKTTALNLLDKLQIQGTRDGRGSPVPPRLQLLITLRWMATGSFQLTIADTFDVSQQLVVNCTAKIVRAIASLLQDYVKRPSREHFSNIRNYYFEMSGFPGVLGAVDCTHVPIQSPGGARAEEFRCRKGFFSLKEKN; via the exons ATGGCTGCAGCATTCGATGAATTAGAGTGTCTTGAAGCCCCTGAAGACCCAGATGCTGCAGACCAACAGGATATTCCCAGAAGATGCATCACTGACAGGATGAATCTTTTCCATTCTCTGCATGATGAGGAGTTCATCAAGAGATTCCGCTTATCAAAAACAACAGCACTCAATTTACTAGACAAGCTACAGATTCAAGGAACTCGAGATGGGAGAG GATCACCAGTACCACCCCGCCTACAACTGTTAATTACATTGCGATGGATGGCCACTGGTAGCTTCCAGTTGACTATTGCTGACACTTTTGACGTTTCACAACAACTTGTGGTCAACTGCACAGCCAAAATAGTCCGAGCCATTGCATCTCTGCTACAAGATTATGTGAAACGACCATCGAGAGAACATTTTTCTAACATCAggaattattattttgaaatgtcTGGTTTTCCTGGGGTATTGGGTGCAGTTGACTGCACACATGTACCTATTCAGAGTCCTGGAGGTGCTAGAGCAGAAGAGTTCAGGtgtagaaagggatttttttctttgaaggaaaaaaattag